A genome region from Qingrenia yutianensis includes the following:
- a CDS encoding amino acid ABC transporter ATP-binding protein translates to MSVISISGLKKSFGENEVLKDINFSVNKGDVTCIIGSSGSGKSTMLRCINLLEEPTGGEIIYNGQNILETKNIPAYRAKVEMVFQSFNLFENMTVLKNCMIGQMKVLKASKEVAKKEAMYYLEKVGMAPYINAKPRQLSGGQKQRVAIARALAMKPDVILFDEPTSALDPQMVGEVLEVIKNIAKEGLTMIIVTHEMAFARDVANHIVFMNDGVICEEGTPQEIFTNPKCPETKAFLTRFMNN, encoded by the coding sequence ATGAGTGTAATTTCTATTAGTGGTTTAAAAAAATCTTTCGGCGAAAATGAGGTTTTGAAAGATATAAATTTCTCGGTTAACAAAGGCGACGTAACGTGTATTATCGGGTCGTCCGGTTCGGGAAAATCAACAATGCTCCGATGCATAAACCTTTTGGAGGAGCCGACCGGCGGCGAGATTATCTATAACGGACAGAATATTCTCGAAACGAAGAATATCCCTGCTTACCGCGCAAAGGTTGAAATGGTTTTCCAAAGCTTTAACCTTTTTGAGAATATGACAGTTTTGAAAAACTGTATGATAGGTCAGATGAAAGTTCTTAAAGCGAGCAAAGAGGTTGCGAAGAAAGAGGCGATGTATTACCTTGAAAAAGTTGGTATGGCGCCGTATATCAACGCAAAACCGCGTCAGCTTTCGGGCGGACAGAAACAGAGGGTGGCAATAGCGCGTGCGCTTGCAATGAAACCCGACGTAATTTTGTTTGACGAGCCGACGAGCGCTCTCGACCCGCAAATGGTGGGAGAGGTTCTTGAGGTTATAAAGAACATCGCAAAAGAGGGACTTACAATGATTATTGTAACCCACGAAATGGCGTTTGCACGTGACGTTGCAAATCATATTGTGTTTATGAATGACGGTGTAATATGCGAAGAAGGCACACCGCAGGAGATATTCACAAATCCCAAATGCCCCGAAACAAAGGCATTTTTGACAAGATTTATGAATAATTAG
- a CDS encoding transporter substrate-binding domain-containing protein has translation MKKIIAIIMALVLTASFAACGNTAEKTEDNAGSASGSDVLKVGMECNYAPYNWSQADDSNGAVPIKNVDNMYTNGYDVQVALKIAEALGKKLEIYSYEWDSLIPGVQSGKFDMIIAGMSPTAERREKIDFSDNYFTSNLVIVKKAENLKDVKTIADLDGKKIAAQSGTFHLAALSEQTKAAANEMSDFTTMLIALKAGTIEGYVAEEPTAMAVCMDKAYDYIPFVNNGTGFKVDDDEVSIAVGVKKNNTELKDKINGVLKDFGTDAQKELMASMVAIAPVEE, from the coding sequence ATGAAGAAAATTATTGCAATCATTATGGCGCTTGTGCTTACGGCAAGCTTTGCTGCTTGCGGAAACACAGCAGAAAAAACCGAAGATAACGCAGGCAGTGCGTCGGGCAGTGATGTTTTGAAAGTCGGTATGGAGTGCAACTACGCGCCCTATAACTGGTCGCAGGCAGACGATTCCAACGGCGCCGTTCCGATTAAAAACGTTGATAATATGTATACAAACGGCTATGACGTTCAGGTTGCTTTGAAAATTGCCGAAGCACTCGGCAAAAAACTTGAAATCTATTCGTATGAATGGGACAGCTTAATCCCCGGTGTTCAGTCGGGCAAGTTCGATATGATTATCGCAGGTATGAGTCCTACCGCAGAGAGAAGAGAAAAAATCGACTTTTCGGATAATTACTTTACATCAAACCTTGTTATTGTAAAGAAAGCGGAAAACCTTAAAGACGTTAAAACAATAGCGGATTTGGACGGCAAAAAAATCGCCGCACAGTCGGGAACATTCCACCTTGCTGCGCTTTCCGAGCAGACAAAAGCCGCGGCAAACGAAATGTCTGACTTCACAACAATGCTTATCGCGCTTAAAGCAGGCACAATCGAAGGCTATGTTGCCGAAGAACCCACAGCAATGGCGGTTTGTATGGATAAAGCATACGACTACATTCCGTTTGTAAATAACGGCACAGGCTTCAAAGTTGATGATGATGAAGTAAGTATCGCGGTCGGCGTTAAGAAAAACAACACTGAACTCAAAGACAAAATCAACGGTGTGCTTAAAGATTTCGGCACCGACGCACAGAAGGAGCTTATGGCAAGTATGGTTGCAATCGCTCCGGTTGAAGAATAA
- a CDS encoding amino acid ABC transporter permease: MTAFLKEVIDIAVKYNGYFLQGIGYTMLIALAGTLIGLVIGLITGIIRTIPTSKNAVVRVILKVVNFIISAYVEIFRGTPMMVQSMVIFWGYAFMNDGQTLALIPAGIFIVSINTGAYMAEIVRGGIISIDKGQFEGAYSVGMNHWQTMMNVIVPQAMRNILPAISNEFVINIKDTSVLNVIGVTELFFFTAKISKMTWAIFETYVVACVIYFVLTFTITRILKYIEHKIDGPSSYIIHHSSTMPDESFTAKEGAR, from the coding sequence ATGACGGCATTTTTAAAAGAAGTAATAGACATAGCCGTGAAATATAACGGTTATTTTCTGCAGGGCATAGGCTATACAATGCTTATAGCCCTCGCAGGTACGCTTATAGGTCTTGTAATCGGACTTATAACGGGTATTATACGAACAATTCCGACCTCTAAAAACGCGGTTGTCAGAGTGATTTTAAAGGTTGTGAATTTCATAATCAGCGCATATGTTGAAATTTTCAGAGGCACGCCTATGATGGTTCAGTCTATGGTTATCTTCTGGGGATACGCGTTTATGAACGACGGTCAGACGCTCGCACTCATTCCGGCAGGTATTTTTATCGTGTCGATAAACACGGGTGCATATATGGCTGAAATTGTCCGCGGAGGTATCATTTCAATAGATAAAGGTCAGTTTGAGGGCGCATATTCTGTGGGGATGAACCACTGGCAGACAATGATGAATGTTATTGTTCCGCAGGCTATGAGAAACATTCTCCCTGCAATCAGCAACGAGTTTGTTATAAACATCAAAGATACCTCGGTGCTTAACGTTATCGGCGTTACGGAGCTTTTCTTCTTCACAGCGAAAATTTCTAAAATGACGTGGGCGATTTTTGAAACCTATGTTGTGGCGTGCGTGATTTACTTTGTTCTCACGTTCACCATAACGAGAATTCTTAAATATATAGAGCACAAAATTGACGGTCCTTCGTCATATATTATCCACCATTCGTCTACAATGCCGGACGAAAGCTTTACGGCAAAGGAGGGCGCAAGATGA
- a CDS encoding ABC transporter ATP-binding protein, with protein sequence MKYLLPFFKKYKKESILAPLFKMLEAMFDLIVPLVIAKIINIGIANGDRAYIIKSFLILIAMAVMGLLSSFTAQYFAAKAAIGTSAGLRHKLVEHIQSLNFAKLDEIGASTLITRMTADVNQVQNGVNMFLRLFLRSPFIVFGAMIMAFSINFKISLIFAAAILVLFVIVFGIMFITKPKYKIQQNRLDTVTETARGNLEGVRVIRAFGKENDETDEFKTQNSLLARMQITAGNIGALMNPLSYVTVNTAIILILWFGAKYVNSGILLSGNVIALINYLSQILVELVKLANLIVLLSKAVVSCGRIGTVLDTESTMDYGDVTTPDGGYAVRFENVSLKYHEGGENSLTNISFDVKNGETIGIIGGTGSGKTSLVNLIARFYDATDGKITFMGHDIKTWEKGALRSKIAVVMQKTQLFAGTVRSNLLYGNKNASDAELCTALKSAQAEEFVRQKDGGLDAVIEQGGRNLSGGQKQRLSVARALVKNPDILILDDSSSALDYATDLAMRTAIANLQKKPTLFIVSQRTVAIEHADKILVLEDGHLAGCGTHKELLENCGVYKEIYKSAEGKEDGENE encoded by the coding sequence ATGAAATACTTATTACCGTTTTTTAAAAAATACAAAAAAGAAAGCATACTCGCACCGCTTTTTAAAATGCTTGAGGCGATGTTCGACCTTATCGTGCCTCTCGTGATTGCAAAAATCATAAATATCGGCATTGCAAACGGCGACAGAGCGTATATAATAAAAAGTTTTCTAATCCTCATTGCAATGGCGGTTATGGGACTTTTGTCCAGCTTTACGGCACAGTATTTCGCGGCGAAAGCGGCAATCGGCACGTCGGCGGGACTGCGCCATAAACTTGTAGAGCACATTCAAAGCCTTAATTTTGCAAAGCTTGACGAAATCGGCGCGTCCACGCTCATAACACGTATGACGGCAGACGTAAACCAGGTTCAGAACGGCGTAAATATGTTTTTGCGCCTGTTTCTGCGCAGTCCGTTTATCGTTTTCGGCGCAATGATAATGGCGTTTTCCATAAATTTTAAAATTTCGCTCATATTTGCTGCGGCAATTTTGGTGCTTTTTGTAATCGTTTTCGGCATAATGTTTATAACCAAACCGAAATACAAAATTCAGCAAAACCGTCTTGATACCGTGACCGAAACGGCGCGCGGAAACCTTGAAGGCGTGCGTGTTATACGCGCGTTCGGCAAAGAAAACGACGAAACGGACGAATTTAAAACGCAAAACTCGCTCCTTGCGCGTATGCAGATTACCGCAGGCAATATCGGCGCGCTGATGAACCCGTTAAGTTATGTCACGGTCAACACGGCTATAATTTTAATCTTATGGTTCGGCGCAAAATACGTAAATTCGGGAATACTCCTTTCGGGAAACGTAATCGCGCTTATAAACTACCTTTCGCAGATTTTGGTCGAGCTTGTAAAACTTGCAAATTTAATCGTTCTTTTGAGCAAAGCGGTGGTCAGCTGCGGAAGAATAGGCACCGTTTTGGACACCGAAAGCACAATGGACTACGGTGACGTTACAACTCCCGACGGCGGATACGCGGTGCGTTTTGAAAACGTTTCATTAAAATATCACGAGGGCGGAGAAAACTCGCTCACAAATATCAGTTTTGATGTTAAAAACGGCGAAACAATCGGAATTATCGGCGGTACGGGAAGCGGAAAAACCTCGCTTGTAAACCTTATCGCGCGGTTTTACGACGCGACCGACGGCAAAATCACCTTTATGGGACACGATATAAAAACGTGGGAAAAAGGCGCGCTCCGCTCAAAAATTGCGGTTGTAATGCAAAAAACACAGCTTTTTGCCGGCACGGTGCGGTCTAACCTTTTATACGGAAACAAAAACGCGTCGGACGCAGAATTGTGTACGGCGCTCAAATCCGCACAGGCAGAGGAATTTGTGCGTCAAAAAGACGGCGGACTGGACGCGGTAATCGAACAGGGCGGACGGAACTTGTCGGGCGGACAGAAACAGCGTCTTTCGGTTGCGCGCGCGCTGGTTAAAAATCCCGACATTCTCATTCTTGACGACAGCTCGTCCGCACTGGACTACGCAACCGACCTTGCAATGCGCACCGCGATTGCAAATCTCCAGAAAAAACCGACGCTTTTCATTGTAAGCCAGCGCACGGTTGCCATTGAGCACGCGGACAAAATTCTTGTTCTGGAAGACGGACACCTTGCAGGGTGCGGAACGCACAAAGAACTTCTCGAAAACTGCGGTGTTTACAAAGAAATTTACAAAAGCGCAGAGGGCAAGGAGGACGGCGAAAATGAATAA